A portion of the Maniola hyperantus unplaced genomic scaffold, iAphHyp1.2, whole genome shotgun sequence genome contains these proteins:
- the LOC117995958 gene encoding glutathione synthetase-like isoform X2 has translation MTQARLASSIPLPMEHKLLVTVIEKAKDWALMHGVGMRDKKNFTKDSIQIAPFVLIPSPFPHTEFTKSVELQPVLNELMHKVAHDDEFLTRTLENALQVDEFTANLFDIWVKVRDEGMTYRALPSMAEEKELIKRRASYKGRLTAFANYLNSLNDSLSQGQLNELQLRLESQNHGVQHFAIKFEHSHHFE, from the exons ATGACTCAAGCTCGTCTCGCATCCAGCATACCTTTGCCCATGGAGCACAAGTTACTTGTTACAGTCATAGAGAAAGCCAAGGACTGGGCTTTGATGCACGGCGTTGGTATGAGGGATAAGAAAAACTTCACGAAAGATTCCATTCAG ATTGCACCGTTTGTTTTGATTCCGTCTCCGTTCCCACACACCGAGTTCACCAAATCAGTGGAATTACAGCCTGTATTGAATGAACTTATGCACAAG GTTGCACATGATGACGAATTTTTGACACGCACTCTCGAGAATGCCTTACAAGTTGACGAATTCACAGCAAACCTTTTTGACATATGGGTCAAAGTGAGAGACGAAGGAATG ACTTATCGTGCGCTTCCCAGTATGGCCGAGGAAAAGGAATTAATAAAGAGACGGGCAAGTTATAAAGGACGTTTAACAGCATTTGCAAACTACCTTAATAGTTTAAACGACTCATTGAGTCAGGGTCAACTGAATGAGCTGCAACTACGACTTG AAAGTCAAAACCATGGTGTGCAACACTTCGCCATCAAGTTCGAGCACAGCCACCACTTCGAGTGA
- the LOC138404604 gene encoding uncharacterized protein, with amino-acid sequence MNIHPPSEPPDPGVSNPTSRKRQGEDGPVPSASKKTITDPTQTNPSVQNFYVHPSFSEGPKSYSIDDKGPFIVQVAREVEDPSSGASLRAITFGQFLHKHKIGSIIHDGVKNIGRNKVTVEFSTAAAANNFLTNPILSMCKFKAHIPSYNVTRMGLVKGVPVDWSMGELVDSMELPPGCGEVVKARRLNRKVLTDNTTTWVPTQSVVLTFRGQMLPSKVYSYHTSLPVDTYKLPTIQCLNCCRFGHTKTICRSKPRCYKCTQPHTGDSCEADKESATCLYCSGKHFSTDKACPEFSRQQSIKTVMSQDNISYMEAASQFPPVRRSYAEMTKEMLSPPAFSPLKTPSRPSHQTSNKSYRQTIIRPPRPRAPLARGYDKRAHQNIVADPSSSLPNGSVINNTNSPSGNLPMLEQITSLLLTLLSPCSEIPLPPNVANNLSQLFKILQNGPNNPIAMEQ; translated from the coding sequence ATGAACATACATCCACCCAGTGAACCTCCCGATCCGGGAGTTTCAAATCCTACATCCCGCAAACGTCAAGGAGAGGATGGACCTGTTCCTTCCGCCTCTAAAAAAACCATAACGGACCCTACACAGACGAACCCTTCTGTCCAAAATTTCTACGTTCACCCCTCCTTCTCCGAAGGCCCCAAGTCGTACTCCATTGATGACAAGGGACCGTTTATCGTCCAAGTCGCGCGTGAAGTTGAAGACCCATCCTCAGGTGCCTCATTGAGGGCCATTACTTTTGGCCAATTCCTACACAAACACAAAATTGGCTCAATAATCCATGATGGCGTTAAAAATATCGGCCGCAATAAGGTTACAGTGGAGTTTTCGACCGCTGCTGCAGCCAATAACTTCTTGACCAATCCCATTCTATCCATGTGCAAATTCAAAGCCCACATACCATCATACAATGTAACCAGAATGGGTTTGGTCAAGGGAGTCCCTGTGGACTGGTCGATGGGCGAGCTCGTTGACTCAATGGAGCTACCCCCAGGCTGTGGGGAAGTAGTAAAAGCCAGACGATTAAATCGAAAAGTACTAACCGATAACACTACGACATGGGTGCCTACTCAATCCGTGGTGTTAACCTTTAGGGGGCAAATGCTGCCCTCTAAAGTTTACTCTTACCACACGTCCCTGCCCGTTGATACTTATAAACTGCCGACGATACAGTGCCTGAACTGCTGTCGGTTTGGGCACACCAAAACTATCTGCAGGTCAAAGCCCAGGTGCTACAAATGCACTCAACCCCACACTGGTGACTCCTGTGAAGCTGACAAAGAGTCAGCCACTTGCCTCTACTGCTCTGGTAAACATTTTTCCACTGATAAAGCCTGCCCGGAATTTTCCAGACAGCAGTCAATAAAAACCGTCATGTCCCAAGACAACATCTCATACATGGAAGCGGCATCCCAGTTCCCTCCTGTCAGACGCTCTTATGCAGAGATGACAAAGGAGATGCTTTCCCCTCCCGCTTTCTCACCCCTCAAGACCCCCTCCCGTCCCTCGCATCAGACTTCAAACAAGTCATACAGGCAAACCATTATCCGCCCCCCTCGTCCCCGAGCTCCTCTAGCAAGGGGATATGACAAACGAGCTCACCAAAATATTGTTGCTGACCCTTCTTCATCCCTTCCTAATGGCAGCGTTATAAACAATACCAACTCTCCTTCTGGAAATCTCCCAATGTTGGAGCAAATCACCTCCCTTCTCTTGACCCTTCTTTCGCCATGTAGTGAAATACCCCTACCGCCCAACGTTGCCAACAACTTATCCCAACTGTTTAAGATCCTCCAAAACGGCCCCAATAATCCTATTGCAATGGAACAGTAA
- the LOC117995958 gene encoding uncharacterized protein isoform X1 — MTQARLASSIPLPMEHKLLVTVIEKAKDWALMHGVGMRDKKNFTKDSIQIAPFVLIPSPFPHTEFTKSVELQPVLNELMHKVAHDDEFLTRTLENALQVDEFTANLFDIWVKVRDEGMTYRALPSMAEEKELIKRRASYKGRLTAFANYLNSLNDSLSQGQLNELQLRLGKIEALYQFYDEIQTKLECLVDDMAVQLAERNEFETLYFSLVSKSQQKIAKDARETDNLSNHSSSSTNNRHLVKLPTIQLPKFSGSYENWLEFHDTFTSLIHCNDNIDNINKFHYLRACLEGTAAVVIKSIDFSADNYSVAWSLLCQRFDNKRLLI; from the exons ATGACTCAAGCTCGTCTCGCATCCAGCATACCTTTGCCCATGGAGCACAAGTTACTTGTTACAGTCATAGAGAAAGCCAAGGACTGGGCTTTGATGCACGGCGTTGGTATGAGGGATAAGAAAAACTTCACGAAAGATTCCATTCAG ATTGCACCGTTTGTTTTGATTCCGTCTCCGTTCCCACACACCGAGTTCACCAAATCAGTGGAATTACAGCCTGTATTGAATGAACTTATGCACAAG GTTGCACATGATGACGAATTTTTGACACGCACTCTCGAGAATGCCTTACAAGTTGACGAATTCACAGCAAACCTTTTTGACATATGGGTCAAAGTGAGAGACGAAGGAATG ACTTATCGTGCGCTTCCCAGTATGGCCGAGGAAAAGGAATTAATAAAGAGACGGGCAAGTTATAAAGGACGTTTAACAGCATTTGCAAACTACCTTAATAGTTTAAACGACTCATTGAGTCAGGGTCAACTGAATGAGCTGCAACTACGACTTGGTAAGATCGAAGCCCTCTATCAGTTTTACGATGAGATTCAAACCAAGTTGGAATGTTTGGTGGATGACATGGCAGTGCAGTTAGCCGAAAGGAATGAATTTGaaactttatatttttctttagtgTCTAAGTCACAACAAAAGATTGCTAAAGATGCAAGGGAAACTGACAATCTTAGTAATCATTCCTCGTCATCCACCAACAATCGCCACTTAGTTAAGTTGCCTACTATTCAACTACCAAAGTTTAGCGGTTCATATGAAAACTGGTTAGAATTTCATGACACCTTTACAAGCCTCATTCACTGCAATGACAATATAGATAATATAAACAAATTTCACTACTTAAGAGCTTGTTTAGAAGGGACGGCAGCTGTTGTCATAAAGTCTATTGACTTTTCTGCTGACAATTACTCGGTAGCCTGGAGCCTACTTTGTCAGCGATTTGACAACAagagattattaatttaa
- the LOC117995959 gene encoding glutathione synthetase-like, with product MTQARLASSIPLPMEHKLLVTVIEKAKDWALMHGVGMRDKKNFTKDSIQIAPFVLIPSPFPHTEFTKSVELQPVLNELMHKVAHDDEFLTRTLENALQVDEFTANLFDIWVKVRDEGMVGEYLTYFLVSAILFTVETRLTGQIVVVRDSDNRKSG from the exons ATGACTCAAGCTCGTCTCGCATCCAGCATACCTTTGCCCATGGAGCACAAGTTACTTGTTACAGTCATAGAGAAAGCCAAGGACTGGGCTTTGATGCACGGCGTTGGTATGAGGGATAAGAAAAACTTCACGAAAGATTCCATTCAG ATTGCACCGTTTGTTTTGATTCCGTCTCCGTTCCCACACACCGAGTTCACCAAATCAGTGGAATTACAGCCTGTATTGAATGAACTTATGCACAAG GTTGCACATGATGACGAATTTTTGACACGCACTCTCGAGAATGCCTTACAAGTTGACGAATTCACAGCAAACCTTTTTGACATATGGGTCAAAGTGAGAGACGAAGGAATGGTGGGTGAATATTTAACTTATTTCTTAGTATCCGCCATTTTGtttacagtggaaactcgattaaccggacaaattgttgtcgttagggattcggataatcgaaaatccggataa
- the LOC138404602 gene encoding uncharacterized protein, which translates to MPFTTHPPDLGESLTLATKRLASLEKKFDKDSVLHEKYNEFMLDYLQQGHMEPVPLPEIQKSNQLCYIPHHPVINEQHLTTKLRVVYDSSAKTSNHKSLNDNLMVGPALQNDLRDVTLRWRRHRIALVGDIRQMYRMISKDKRDRNYLRILWRFNVNDPIQHYRLTTVTYGTSCAPYLAIKTLKQLAEDERSNFNDEVADRVLQDFYIDDLLTGDNTLNKVIDLKEDITKLLQKGGFTLHKWASNSPDIEEAEQSTRKILGIIWNGHTDKFEAKIELPPIKEPVTKRTILRDIAMIYDPSGWLAPVVIVAKTMLQKLWMEKIDWDDSLPQPLLQEWTKFRQELTDMPPTEIDRWLGITEDIHSIQLHGFSDASSIAYSSVVYLRVITTHSDSHTIGV; encoded by the coding sequence ATGCCATTCACAACCCATCCTCCTGATCTTGGTGAATCACTTACACTAGCCACAAAAAGGTTAGCCTCCTTAGAGAAGAAATTTGACAAGGATTCAGTCCTACATGAGAAATACAACGAGTTTATGCTTGATTATTTACAGCAAGGTCATATGGAGCCTGTGCCTTTACCAGAGATTCAAAAATCAAACCAATTATGTTATATACCACATCATCCTGTAATAAATGAACAACATCTGACCACAAAGCTCCGTGTCGTGTATGACAGTTCAGCCAAGACTAGCAATCATAAGTCACTTAATGACAATCTTATGGTCGGTCCAGCTTTACAAAATGACTTAAGAGATGTTACCTTGAGATGGAGACGACACCGCATAGCATTAGTTGGAGATATCCGTCAAATGTACAGGATGATAAGTAAAGATAAGAGAGATAGAAACTATCTACGAATACTATGGAGATTTAATGTGAATGATCCTATACAGCACTATCGCCTAACAACTGTCACCTATGGCACTTCTTGTGCACCCTATTTGGCAATAAAAACACTCAAACAGCTGGCAGAAGATGAAAGATCTAATTTCAATGATGAGGTGGCGGATAGAGTTCTTcaagatttctatattgatgacCTTCTGACAGGCGACAATACTCTAAATAAGGTCATAGACCTTAAAGAAGACATCACAAAGCTTTTGCAAAAGGGAGGTTTCACACTACACAAGTGGGCATCAAACAGTCCTGATATAGAAGAGGCTGAACAATCTACACGCAAAATACTAGGCATCATTTGGAATGGTCATACCGATAAATTTGAAGCAAAGATAGAGCTCCCTCCAATCAAGGAACCTGTCACAAAGAGAACCATTCTACGTGATATTGCTATGATTTACGATCCTTCCGGCTGGTTGGCACCTGTTGTTATAGTAGCAAAGACCATGTTACAGAAACTTTGGATGGAAAAAATAGATTGGGATGATTCCCTACCTCAGCCTCTGTTGCAAGAATGGACAAAGTTTAGACAGGAACTCACAGACATGCCACCCACTGAGATTGATAGATGGCTGGGTATCACTGAAGACATTCACAGTATACAACTGCATGGATTTTCGGATGCATCATCTATAGCATATTCTTCAGTAGTCTATTTGCGAGTAATCACAACCCATAGTGATAGTCACACTATTGGAGTCTAG